CCCGCCAGGGAGGCAGGTGGACGAGAGGGCAGCGGCGCTGTCGGTGTGAAAACCGGtagacctcggggtagggggtctTGAGCTGTGGATCTCGGATAGATGGTAACATGAGCAAGggagacgatgtttacccaggttcgggccctcttgatggaggtaaaaccctacgttcTGCTCTTGTAATGGAGATGTATcaagtacagagttgatctacctcgagatcgtgagaTGAATTCTAACTCTAGGGCTAGATGAATGTGATTGTGTTGAAGTACCCTCTACGGGCTAAACCCTATGTCTTATATACACGCCATGTAGGGCATCTAGGGTTACAAGGTACACGCCAAGTCTTTGGCGGATGTAATCGATCACACCTCCATCGTGCGGCTTCCGGAGTCCATCTTGAGAAGAATGAGGGCCCACTGACCCAGCCCGGAGGAATACAGGCCGACTAGGTTAGTACCCCTAGTTCAGGACACCGTCAGGCGCCATTCGGGGAAGAAGAAGGCTGGTCCTGGAGGTGAAGAGGGAGTGGTTCGACCATTTTGGCACTGCCGCGTTAGACGCAGATGCTTCACCCGACTGTCCTCTCCCCGGATGCCGATCATTTCGCTATCCAAACGGACAAATGTCCGCGGCTGTTTAGGGTCTAGCGTTGTACTAGTTAGCCTTACGGTTTTCTCAAACTTCATGTATGAACTAGAAGGGTCCGCGCGCTTTGCTGCGCCGTTTTTCTCTTTGACGTTTAGATTCTTAGTTTTTCCATATAAGAATTTTAAGTGGACACGGGATACCTGGTAATAAGAATGCTTGCTAGATCCAAAGTAACACAAGAACACCAATACATCACAATAGCTTGTAAGCTGAGAATGTCCAGATGATATCAAAACCAAAATAACTGGCATGGTTAACAAACCATAATCCTCCTTCAGCTAGAGACATACTTGGCAAACTAAAACATTCTTGTCTATCTCTTCAATACGTCTTTGGTGTGGTTGACCAGTTGCTCCATCAACAGTACGTGCTCCAATGATCCCATGCACAGGAACTTGATGGCCGCTTCTGAACATGTAATTTCCCCACGCCGTTACCCAAATTAAACTCCTATTTGTACATAAAAAAATGTTATTCTGGTTGTTAAGGCGAACGGCACTATACAACACAAGAACTCTTTAGTACACTGGAGCTAACTAATTTGCACGGTTTTGAAACAACAATCTATGATCTTGTTTTACCAACCATAGAGTAGATACACTTTGTTATCTCATGACACAAAGTGATTAATATTTGGATTGAACAATTCCCACATCAGGGAGTAATGGAGACCATTTGATTTTTTAGTAAAGAAGGCATATGTGCTAACAGTTGCACAACTCAAAGCAAGAAACTAATTTCTCCTTATGAGCTATAATGCATAGTGTTTTAGGCTATATTTTCACCTTCAAAAATATCAACCCAGGGCATGCGATGGACAAATTTATTTGCAGTACCTTAAGATGCAGAGTCATCTAGTTACTTACAAATTGTATGTATATATCTAGAACCCTCCAGTTTACATCCTTCCATATTTCTTGTTCTGATTCACAAACTCACCACATCCAAGCAATCAACCACATGTGGACTTAGCTGCAATAAAGCAATCGCCTTTGCTCATTATTTCGCATAATTACCATGAAAATAATACCTTATATCTAGATAGCCCAAAAAACACCCCTTGCATGATTTCCTGCAAATTTCATATAATGACTTCATGAGAAGGCTAAGCTAGTGTGGTAGGTAAATAGTAGCATGTCAAACTATATCCTTACGTTGTAATGATACTGATCAAATGCCAAAAAATTAAAGGTGATTTATTAGCTTGGCTGGCATAATACTTAATTCAAAGTAAGATAAATTAGTGCCTATTTTGGTTTCTTCTTGACCAGCACAAGAACATACCACTACTTCAATGACCACAAACTGGAACAACCTCGTCCATCTTGCGTCAGCAAGGGAAATAGCACGGCGACATGCCAAAAAAATAACATAACCAATCACACAgacaaaaaagcaaaaaaacgaCATGTTCCCCTCGACATCAGAATCTATCCAAAACACGCGCAAACTGAGCACCAAGCACCATGGCCCCTTAAACTGAACACCTAGCACCCAAATCCAGAGAAATAGGCATGCAAGGTCATCCTCCCCGACGCCGGCATGCAGACCACTCCACAAATACGTGCTTCCATAGCGATTTAATGGGTCGTGCTACCCAGCAGCGCAAAAGGGCATCCACCATGGCGCCGTGGCACAAAAGCATCCACAGAACCATACCATGAACCTATTTAGCACAATCCGGCGATGCAAAATCAACCAACCATGGAAGGACACACGTAGAAAGAACAACACATGAACACATTATCCGCCAACGCCTCATACAGGAGAAACACATGTGAAGTAAGCACGCGAATAGGTAGGCTAATCCAGGGGAGAAGAAGAAACCGTTGCAGGAACCCAGAAATCAGGCCCAAAATGAAGGAGCGCAACCCGCCACGGCACTATGGCAGCCTCTCCACAGCGTCAACACTGTTACACCACCAAAAGAAGCGCCATATGCTAGGAGTATCTGCCTCCAGCATATCTGTTCATGCTTGTGTTGCATGCATATGTGGTTCAGGTTAGCAGTATTAGAAGTATGACAAATTTAGGTGGTACTATTGGAGATCTTTTTATTTAATAATGTATAATGATTGCGAGATGAGTAGACGATCCAGATTTTAAATTAGTGATCAGCACAAACTACTGATGGAACAAAAATGTCTGTAACAACATGCTAGTAACCCAGAAAATTGTTGGAAAAAGTTAATTTATCATTTCTCAAATAGATCCATAGTCCATGATAAATTATATTGCGTATCTTCAGACTAAGCAGTTTTAAAGTTCATAAATATGAAAAAAAAAAATGAAAGTTTCCTAGCACAGAATGCTTCCATGTTGAAAGACGATTGGGAAAAGTACGGAATTTTACCAAAGTAAATCAATGTCTTCCTGAAGCCTACATGCTTCATTTTCCAAGGGAAAGAGTTGGAGCAGGACTCAATCCAACTGAAATGTCTCCACTTCACAATACAGAACAAAGTAATCTGTTGTCCAGCCCACAACGGATGCCAGACATCACGAAATAGTCACAGCAAGCATGTATTGAATACTCACCTGATATTTGTGAAAACTGAAAGAAATGTGGATGAAAGGAAAAGCAGCAAACATGTTTTGCAAAGTGCAAGCACGGCCAGAGGAGTTCAGGATCTTAACTTAGAATGCAAAGAAATTGAGCCCAAGCTTAGTTTGAGTCGGAGCCAAATCAACAAGAGCAATGTCATGCAAGCAACACACATAACTCATACCAATGGATCCACTCATGTCTATTTCTATACACAAATTGCTTTACCACTAACCCGAGTAGCTCTGTAGGGTTGATCTCGACGACTTCCCTGCTCGTGGCACGGCGGCACGGGTGCCCATGTCTGAGTTCCACCGCTGGCCGCACCCAACCTACACTTCACCGTCCTCGTCCCCGTCCCTGTCCCCACCTCGAGCACGCCCGGGCCGGACCTGAGCACCGCCGCCCACGTGGTCCACCTCCGCACGGGTTAGCTCAGCAGAACGGCATCGGGCACGCGAACCGCATCATGCCCGTCCCAACCAACCAGCCAACCACGCCACGCCACACTTGTGGCCACCGGCGACCGGAGGCGGGGCGAAGGCCCGAGAGACGTCCGGCCGCACCGCACGTAGAGTATGACCGTGGTCGCACAGGACCATCTGGACACGCGCGTGCGCGCACCACACCAGAAAGAAACGAAAAGAGTGACCCGACCCAACCCAAGCCATCCTACTCCAGAATCCAGACCCCGTCGTTCCACTGCGCATCCCCGAGCAGCCAAGCCACACGCACGCGCGCCGCATAGGGAGAGAGGAGGCGGAAACCCTAGCTCGCGTAGCGGCACCTACCACAGCGCGCGCACAGCAGGCCTACAGTCAGTCGCGGGGGCCTGCGCGCCGGCCGTCGGTTGGTGTCGATGAGCACAACGCCCAAGCCCCTCGAGGCTGCGGCGGCCGCCGTGGGAGGATGCGGCAAggatggagggggagggggaaggggaaGGAGCAGCAGGTGGTGGTGGCCGCGGGGCCGCCGATGGACGTGTCGGCTGACACGGCAGCGGAGGAGGCCAGGATGAAGATCAGGAAGCCCTACACCATCACCAAGTCCAGGGAGAGCTGGATTCGAGAACGGGGAAGGAAGGGACGTGATCACGTAAGAGAAGGAGGGTGCGGAGCCTGCAGCAGCTAGGCTAGCGGCGGCCGCAAACCCTAGCGTGGCGGCGGTTGGAAGAAGAGAAGGGAGATGGGAAGGTGGAGACGGGAAGCTGGGATACGGGCTTGGGCCTTGGGGTCATACGAATGAACCGACCGGCGATATTACCGACTGAAAACCTGCAGCTGCCAGGTGGTCCCAGCAGCCGCGATTAACCACAATGCTCCAATTCGTGGGAGCTTAGTAACTGTATGCCTGCAAACTAAATCGGCACCGTGAACGACTGCTTCAAATGAAACTCGTCACAGTTGCAGACTTGAGATTCGCGCTAACCCAATAACGAGGTGTTGATGCCAACAAAAATCAACTACTACCACTCTCTCAGTTTACAGGGCATGCGCGTATTCCTAGGTCGTTAATTTGACCAATTTAATAcaagtcatatattacaaaaaatataccaacatAAACTACGGAGTTTCTACTTTCAAAAGATATAATTTttatgttatatagtttatattagAGTGATAAAATTAACAACTTATGTATACACACACCACTTGTAAACTGAAACGGAGGCATATGACCGCATTCCGCCAAATGACCCCCTCGAGTTGCGCTGCAGCCAATGGGAGCAGCCCAGGGACAGGGAGAATCGTTGACGAAACAACGCGCAGCCAAAGGGACAACCACAACGCAACGCGAGCCTCGCCCGGCGTTAACGAATAGCCAATCCCCCTCAAATGCCTCGTCTGATTGGTGATTGCCTCCTCGTCCGGCGTTAAAAAGCAGCCTCGGCTCCTCCGCGCATCCGAACCGAGCCTCGCCACCATGATCTCCCCGCGCCCCACTCTCTCCTCCGGCTTCTTCTCCCGCTCCGCCTCCTTCTCCCGCCCCGGCTCATTCTCCCCctcgccgcctgcctcgccggccgCGCAGGCGCCGCCGCGGCTGCTCTCGGCCCCGTTCGCGCGCCACGCCACCTTCTCCCGCTccgcctccgccgtcgccgcgccggGCCGCGGCGCCTCCTCCTGCTTGTACGACGTGCTCGGCCTCGACGCCGGCGCGAGCGACGGGGAGATCAAGGCCGCGTACCGCCGCCTGGCGCGCGCCGTCCACCCGGACGTGTCCCCGCACCCCGCCGCGTCCGCCGACGACTTCATACGGGTGCACGCCGCCTACAGCACGCTCTCCGACCCCAGCAAGCGCGCCGACTACGACCGCCGCATGATCatgatcccctccgccgtcggcCGCCGCAGCGCCCCCAACCTCGCCCGCTCGCCGTCGTTCCCCGGGTGCTGCCGCCGCACCTGGGAGACCGACCAGTGCTGGTGATCGACGTTTTCGGCCGGAGTGGCCTCCGGCTGGTTCCCCGGGCGGTTAGAAATGCAAAGGTTACCGCGGCCACTAGGCTCACTTGCAGTGGTGGCCGGGTCACTGCGCTTCTAGAATAAACAGTAGTAGTACGTACTCTGTTATTAGCGCAACGTACAATTAGTCTCACACTTCGCTGTGGCTTGTATAGAAAACAAAAGATCGATGTATGGCGTCGTGTGTGACGTCCGTCTATTTTGAAGTTTATCATGCATGTTCGGCTTGATGTGGTGATCTGACAGTAGGATTTGTTAAATCATAATGAGCTGGACTCCTGGCGATGCTGAGAACCGGATGGTGATCTTGGTGTACTTTTCTTCTTGCGTGCGTGGTGGCTGCTGCGGACCTGGGGGGCTGCGGCTTGTGGAGTCTGAATACTTCAAAGCACTCCCGGTTTTCTTCGAGAGAAAGGAACTGATGGTGCTGAATCATCCAGTGGCAAGACTCCAAGTCGTTGCAAGAGCCGAAAGGGACGTGAATGAATATACGTTTGCTCTAATTTGGTTTCCCTCGTTCGCCACTCCAGGAGGA
This genomic window from Aegilops tauschii subsp. strangulata cultivar AL8/78 chromosome 4, Aet v6.0, whole genome shotgun sequence contains:
- the LOC109746463 gene encoding uncharacterized protein, giving the protein MISPRPTLSSGFFSRSASFSRPGSFSPSPPASPAAQAPPRLLSAPFARHATFSRSASAVAAPGRGASSCLYDVLGLDAGASDGEIKAAYRRLARAVHPDVSPHPAASADDFIRVHAAYSTLSDPSKRADYDRRMIMIPSAVGRRSAPNLARSPSFPGCCRRTWETDQCW